From Punica granatum isolate Tunisia-2019 chromosome 1, ASM765513v2, whole genome shotgun sequence:
GGAGGATTTTTTTGTGGATTTCTTGTTGTGGAAGACTGTCGTAAAGATAAAGGCAATTTACAGCAAAGCGGAGAGGAAGAGGCTCTGTTCTGCACATTGTGCAATGCTGAAGTATACTCACGAGCCCTTTGtttgatatctatttcatgtCTACGTGTATATCTCATTTCACTTTTCTATTGATAAGAACAGTACATAGCAAGTTAATTGAGTTTTGCGCTATGTACTGGTGGAATGCAACTAATTACAGATTTGATCATTGCTCCTTCATAGGTAGGCAAGTTCAGTAAACACTGCAGAAGCTGCGACAAATGTGTTGATGGATTTGATCACCATTGTAGGGTAAGTTGACAACTCCTACACGTCATTTTGTATTGACTGGAGTCTAACCTTCGCCTAGTCCTTTTTCATACAATAGATAAGATAGTTCAATAATCCTTACAATATTAACCATATTCCAAGTAAGTCGTGTTTACACTATAATTGCTATTGATGTGGTAATgtatttacaaaaattatcTCTAAGACTCTAACTCTATGAGCATTATCTTTTTTGTAGTGGTTGAATAATTGTGTCGGAAGAAAAAACTATATCACATTCATCTGTCTTATGGGAGTAAGCCTCATATGGGTGAGCGAAGAATATTTGATTATTTCATAATACCATATTCATTTTCTGTTGTTTCTATTATCAATATGTCAAATACCCCTGTATGTGAAAGTAACTTGTGTGTGCCACAGCTTATAGTTGAATTTGGCGTTGGAGTAGCTGTCCTTGTCCGGTGCTTTGTTGATAAGAGAGGCACAGAGAAtcagataatggataggcttGGAGTCGGATTCACCCGAATTCCTTTTATCATTGTGGTGGTATGGCTTCTGTATTCTTATGTAACAGATTTTATCGATTCAAATTTTCTGAACTCATTTAGGAAGCACGTGTTAGAATTCTCCTTTATGGATTTTctggaaaattattttgaacaTTGCTGCAACTTTCTGTGATACTTCCAGATTGTATTCATGGGACAACATTAACAGTTGGACCGACatgatttttcataataaatcAAGTTAAACTGTGTGATATTTTGTGTGCAGGCAATCTGCACAGTGGTTTCTTGTCTAGCAACTCTGCCTCTGGGAGAGTTATTCTTCTTCCATATGATTCTCATTAGAAAGGTTTGTCTCATCAAAATTAGCTGATTAACAACTTTTCTATCATCTTCCTTCATATGTACTTATTAAACACATGATGTTTCCAAATCTCCTCGGAATGCACTCAGGGTATTACGACTTATGAATATGTCGTCGCAATGAGAACCCAAAGCGAGCCACCAGGACAATCCTTAGGTGGTGGCGATGAGCAGCTGAGCCTGCCTTCTTCGCCAACTGGCTCCGCTGTCACAGCCACTAGTGGAAGGAGCTCCCTTGGGAAGAGTTTGCAATATAAAGGTGCTTGGTGCACTCCTCCGAGAATCTTTATGGACCATCAGGTATAGTATAGTTCATTACTCGATTTGCTAGCCGATAGGGGACTCCTCATGACCTTGGGCCAGGGAAACCCACCTTGCAAGACCCACTGAGGGAGCAATAGGATTCTGGTTATTCGAACATGATATGTCTCCCTATGTCAACCACTCAACTGAAATCAATCCGTTTGGaccctttttccttctttaatGAACAGGATGAGATTATCCCACATTTGGAGCCAGGACGCCTGCCCTCAACAGTAGATCCTGACGCTGCTCAACTCTCTGACAAAGGGAAAAGGGTGTCCCAGCGACAGGTTCGAATCAGTGCATGGAAGCTTGCAAAATTGGATTCTAAAGAGGCGATCAAAGCTGGTGCTAAAGCCCGAGCATCATCCTCTGTGCTACGCCCTATCGGCTCTCGCCACCATCCTTACGATCCTGATCACTTGTCCAGCAGCAATGTAAGTGGGAGAAGCAGCCCTCTGAGCTCTGATCAAGGTGGATCCATCCACCAACGGAGTATTAGGCCTGGGACATCGAGGAGTAAAAGCTCGTACCCACCAAGTCGGGCAAGCCGGGAAGATATTGAGACGTGCGGGCACAGCCTAAGCAACATGAGCAGCCCTCACCTCTCAAACATTACAACCTCACCATTGGAACCTCCGAGGGCCCTGAACCGTGACCACTTCAACCCGATTTACCAATCCTCAGCCATTCAATCACCTTGGTCCGGGAAACAGAGCGAGGCCAATGAAACTTCCACGAATCCAGCCCGTGGAACTGCCCCAACAAATCCCCCTCGGAGGAACCTTAGCGCGGCGGAGAGTGGTCGGGCCTCAGTGTTCTGGGACCAGGAAGCGGGGCGGTACGTGTCCTCTTCAGCCACTTCTCGGGCCGGTGGCAGGGCAGGCCAGCTACCTGGGGGCGAGCTCCTGTACACGGGCCAGTCCATATTCTTTGGCGGTCCACTGGTGAATGAGGGGCCGAGCAGAGGAGCGAGAGGTGGGAGCTCTGGGGGAGGATCTGAGAGAGGACCCACGGCAAGCTATTACCAGCAGGGTAGGACGCAGAGGGGAGGGCAGCTGCCTGTCTTTCTCCCAAGCGACTACCAGCGGTCTTCACGGTTTCCTTAGCAATGGTATTCAGTAGAATCGTAGAGGACGGACTTGACTTGTTTTGTGTTCATAGAGTCGAGTGTTGCCATTTAAGCACAATGCGGTGCGGTGCGGTGCTGTGCTTCGTTAACGAAACAAATGTGACTCTGTCCGTTCATATTGCTAGCTATGAATCACAAAATCCCAACTTTTTTAGAGAATTAGATATCCTCATGCAGTTTCAAGTGAAGTAGTTTCAGATTAGCAGAAATTGAAATCCACGGCCTCCTAACTTGCCCGAGTGTAGCCTCGTTGCACTCTCAGAGGTTAGAAACCTATGACAACTAAGTCGTTGTAGTATAGTGGTGAGTATTCCCGCCTGTCACGCGGGTGACCCGGGTTCGATCCCCGGCAACGGCGTTTGTTTTATGTTTTTGTATCTTTTGGAAAATTGCATGTTGCACCCTCAAGTTTCATATCCAGTACCACTTTCGTCCAGGCCTCCTTCATTCATTCTCAAGTTACTTATGATGCCAAAATATTCTAGAGAATTACTTGCCGTTTGATAATGGAGTGCAGTTTAACTCCACTACCAttctaaatattaatatatatatatatatatttaaatggaGTTGTAAtgataataagaaaaaagtacGTATATTTTGTACCTCGAATTTCGTACCGAATACTACTTTCATACCCTCTTTTGGAGATCTATATTTTGCACCTTCAAATTTCATTTCCAATATCATTTTCCTCTTCGTCTTCATCCGTAATTCTCAAGCTCTAATGATGCCAAATCTTTTGGAAAATTATACTTTGCACCCCTAGTAGTTTCCTTCGCATATCACACCATGCCTACATCCTCTATCCTGAAAGCTACTTATTATGATGCCAAAAGTTGGCACGAAAACTTCCATGCGTAATCACGATGCATTAATATGTAGGCTCGGACATACGATGAAGCATTCGATTCATGTCACATTGATTTCTTAGCAAGATACACTAACACGAAAGGGCGCTGTGTCTTCTCTGAACCCATTTACCATTTTAGCAAAactcagaaaaagaaaataataataatgttattatttttttcaactttctATATCGAGTGGTCATCCTTGAAGAGGATGTAGCCAGATCCCTACTAATCCTCTGGTCAACAAAGCACATGATCTAAGGTGAAGGGCATTCTTGTAATTACTCCCCAAAGGACATATGACCTTTCCCCATCCTCAACCTTCTCATTCCTACGACTCCTGTCCCTTGGCTCTCACCTTTGTAAAAATCCAACATTTTCTTACACCCAAaaagaacataaaaaaaaagaaaaaaaaaagacaaagaaattaatatttttccgTCGAATTCAGTCGAGAAATTCAATTCCTTCATTTCCATTTCTGAGTAAAACTCTCCAAACGAGATGAAGAGAAGATGGGTGGCGATCTGATACATCGTAGTGCGAGTTCTTGATGACCTTGCCGAGTCGTTAAGGGGGTGTTCCAAACAGAATTTGTTTCGTCTGTGGACAGGAAGAAAATGGCAGGGGGAGGGGCTGCGCCATCGCCCGGGTCCGCAAAGGCCAGGGAGCTCGATCAGACCCCCACATGGGCTGTCTCAGCAGTTTGTGCAGTGATCGTCTTGATCTCCATCTTGTTGGAGAAGGCCCTCCATTTTGTAGCAAAGGTAATCACCTCCCTTCCTTCATTGCCTGGTTTACTTGGCACCCAAGTTTTGCATCGAAAAGATCGGTTTAGGAAATAGCAGTGCCTGTTATGAGTAACCACATTCAAGAATCCTCCCTTGATCCTTCATCAAGCTCTATGATATGCAGAACAAGAATGTCGGGTTGATCCTTTTAGATCGAAACTTCCGAGTGCTGCTCTTTTTGGATGCTTGGCCTGCAAAATTCCCGGTTAAATTGAGACTTGAGAGAAAAATTCATGGGTTTAAAATTTTGGTCGTGTTGTTTCCTAGCTATGCTCGATCGAGATTTTAATAGCTTGGGATGTCTATCAGGTCtttcaaagaaagaaaaagaagcacATGTTGGAAGCTCTCGAGAAGCTCAAAGGCGGTCAGCTAccttttcctcttctctctttAATTGTTTCCATCGCATGCTTCTTCGGATGTACCTGATTGCCTTGTTATGACAGAGCTTATGGTTCTTGGGTTCATTTCTCTGCTCTTAACCTTTGGGCAAAGCTTCATCTCGAAGATATGTATTCCGGAGAGATACGCGGACACAATGCTGCCATGTCCTCACAGGGGCATTCCCCAAGGAGCAGCGATTGGAGGAGGAGATGCTGAGGAGTCCGCACATCACCGCAGGCTTTTATGGTACGAGCACAGAATCTTAGTAGCCCATGATGGAAAGCCAGGATGCAAGCAGCCGGTAAGTCTACCTGGATTCATAAAAATTACCGATTGATTGATGAAATCTAATGTGACATGACTTCTTTGACAGGGTCATGTGCCACTGATATCGTTGAATGGGTTGCATCAGCTACAcattttcatcttcttcttagCGGTGTTTCACGTGATCTACAGTGTGATCACTATGACGCTCGGAAGATTAAAGGTGATGCCAGCTATTGCTGTGGTCTCATTTAAGAGAGTTTATCAATTCCACTGTTGTCTTTTAGAAATGTATCGATCTTAGTAGTAGTTGAGATGGCACAGTTCGTTAATGCAGATTCGTGAGTGGAAGGAGTGGGAAAGGGAGTCTGATACTGATCACGAGTACTTAAATGGTAACAATCCCGGGAATTTGCTCGTTAGCATAAGTCGCTTTATTCTTCTTGATAATCAAATTCAACCAAACGCGAAACAAGTGATGGGTTTCTCATGGTTTATGCAGATCCTTCGAGATTCAGGCTCACCCATGAAACATCCTTCGTGAGAGATCACATGAACGTTGGGACCAGATCACCCGTGATCTTTTATATTGTAAGAATAGAGGACAATACTTTTTGCTAGTTTTGCGGGCTTCTACTTTCCGTATAACAAAATTGATCGATGTTTATCTTGCAGATATGCTTCTTTCGACAATTTTACAGGTCCGTCCGCAAGGCTGATTACTTGACCATGCGCCATGGATTCGTGACGGTAGGTACCCATCTCAGGGGGAATATCACAGGCTTTCTGATATGCATGTATTATCGTTTTCGCTATTAACTCGATGATCTTTCTTCCAGGTCCATTTAGCCCCCGGAAGCAAGTTTGACTTCCAAAAGTACATAAAAAGGTCCTTAGAAGATGACTTCAAGGTAGTTGTTGCGATCAGGTGAGTCTTCATGCCAGCACAAATCACACTTATACTCATACCATGTGTTTTATGTCATTATAATCGAGAAACTCGTGATTTTTACAGTCCTCTGCTATGGCTTTCGGCAGTGACCTACCTGCTATTGACTGTTCACGGTTAAGTTCCAGACTTACTATTCCATTCCAACATACCTGAACTTCTAATATGCAGTATTCATTAAACCCTGATGATTCCGCTCTCTGCAGGTTGGGATATTATGTTTTACTTATCGATGATGCCACTCGTAGTAAGCAAAATCATCCCCCACAAATACTCAAGACATTAATGATGCTTTTAGCAGGGACGAAGAACTGAGTATTTGTTTTGCTTTTCGAAGGTAATATTAGCGGTTGATACGAAACTTCAAGCTGTCATAGCGACAATGGCTATTGAGATCCAAGAGAGACACGCAGTGATTCAAGGGATACCTCTTGTACAAGTCTCCGACCGGAATTTCTGGTTTGGCTGGCCCCAGTTAATTCTTTACCTCATTCATTTCGTCCTATTTCAGGTATGAAAGATCACTCTCTTCCTTACCGTAAACTTTTCATACTTCTGCTGTATATGAATTGAAATCGTGTTACCCACATGCCCTTTCTGTGTTTTTCATCCATTTGCAGAACGCGTTCGAGATAACATATTTCATCTGGACAACGGTAAGCAACCCCCTTCCTTGTTGTTTGTCCGATTAGTTATGATGAGATGTTAGTTGCACTGACTGGACTACTTCCTAACGCAGTATGAGTTCGGGATATGGTCCTGTTTTCACGATCATTTCCCTCTTGTCGTTTTACGGGTCTGCTTTGGGTAAGCCTCAATATGCTGATCGATTTTGTGAAGCAATTAGTGTAGTTCTGCTTAATTCTACTTTCTTAAAGCATCTGAACTTGCTTGCACAACAAACAATGGCGTTCATGTATGGAATCTCACTTGGGAATCGTCCGATTTGGTCTTTGACAGATTCGTGGCTCAGTTCGTTTGCAGTTACATCACACTGCCATTGTATGCTCTTGTTACTCAGGTAACATCCATCAATCTTCGTCTTCCGTGACATTTTCACGGATTTGGATCCTCTGTCGCTGCCTTTGCCGAACTAACTTTTGCTATCTCGGAACTCATTAGATGGGAACCACCATGAAGAGGTCAATATTCGATGAGCAGACGTCAAAGGCACTCAAACAATGGCACAAGAAAGCAGTTCAGAAGAAGAACGAGGTCAAGCCCTTGGAGACCCCGACACTGACATTGGGGGAAGGCCCTGCCCACTCGCCTGTGCAATCCCCCGGGCAAAATGCTCGGGCGCGAGTTCAAAACAACAACAGCAGCGAGGATGCAGGCGCAGACAAGGCCGCCAACATCATGGCCAGCGTCGATGTAACTGGGCAACAGCACCGGTCCCGTGATGAGAATGGCTATAACGACCTGTTGACAGGCCCATGACTGGAGTGAGCGATCATCGTCAGGGAAAACACGGTTCCATATGGGCTCAGGGAATTGTTACTCCCTCTTCCCCACAACTTATATATGGATAGTACATAGCGCGATCAAGAGATACTTGGTGTTATGTATCAACCGAGCCACGGCATCAATGTCCTTGTGTGTACCAGGCTCGTGTATTCGATCTCGATGTGCCGAAAGTTTCTCCACAGTTTTGTACACCTCTGGGTACTTCACGAACTAACTCGACCCTCATTAATACCCCCAACACCAAAACCCGGCGCCTCCTTTGTAAGAGTCGGGTTTTATTTGAGCAGACATTAGACATTTAATATGCTGTCCCTTTACTAATGCCCATAATTAACTACCAATTTTGCCTCGTCACCATACTTAAAAGTCTACCATTTTACCACGTGAATTTGATTCAAGAAATTTAACGCTTGTTCTTCTTAAACAAGGCATTTGTTTTAAGTCTTGTGAATTTTATAAGAGCTTTATTCCTTAGTGGGCCGATTCGATTTGACTAGATTAGTTGGAGCCAAATTTAACTTTGGAATACCAAGGTACACGtcggagaaaaaaattataccttttcgtcactgaaaaaaaaaattatcacccacaaaaatatattgatataagAAGCGAAATGGAGTAATACACTATAACTTGAATATTcttgatttgattcttataATAAAACTTACGTGTGCTCTAAATTTTTTACGTTTTTTTATATTAGGTTCACAAATCTCTCccataatttgaaataaaatatattaatatattccTTTAGAAAAACTATGAttctacatatatttatatttatataatttaagccaatgggttcgCGGCACTTTAAATAGAAAGAGAGATAACcacaaaacaataaatataaaatatataaatataatcatTTAGATCCGATGAAGCCGCCGGAGTTGTCTGTTCGTGTTCTCGAATTTTCTGTTCTccttatctatatataaatatatacgtaCATATAAGAAGATTAATCTCCTTGGACTGCACTCGCAAATTGAACTATGTCTTTTGTTCTATGAAACTAGGTAATATTGATGGATTAAGACATAATTGTTACTAGACAATCGCGTTAGCTGTTGATGTCGCAGTgaggtcgggatgttcttggATTTACAAAAGAACGATTGACATGTCAGTACGATACGTTTATGTAAGAGTCGCTTTGCTGTGTTCTTGTTATAGCACAAAGTAAGTTTTTCGAATCATAATGCTTAAAGGTTTATTCCAATATGGTCCTTTTCCATACCAGTGTTATCAATTGGGGTGGTTTGGAAACTGCAATTCCGAAGCTTGGCTCGATAATGTATTGGCTATACCAGGCTGGcctgctttcttttttttaatgaataatatatgttttattctattatttttttttcgatgcaCACCTTGATATTATGAGTCCGATGAGCTCAACTAGTTTAATTTGAGCCGGATCGATCCAATTCTCCTGACGTGCGGTAACTTAAGCATCGAACAATTTGtacaaaatcatttttttttccattttcataggaaaggggaaaatataaaaggaatgTGGACTTTGGAAGTTTGGTAGTGACGGTGGTGAACGTgaaaagagttttttttttcctcggtAATCAATGAATGTccattaatataaaaaaacgAGTATCAGGGAAAATGCCTAAGAGGTACattatagagaaaaaaaaatacaacatATCCTCTTAGATCGCTACAAAGGAAAACACACGTGACCAAGCACATCGAATAAAAACATAAGTCCAATTACAAAAATTCTTCCAGTTGTTGTAGTCCGTTTTTAACCTTTTGAAATTAAACTTTATATAGACCCTAGTAAAGATTGGAAAGTAGAGTATAGAATAGTCCATATAGAGACCGACTTGAAAAAGCTTCCTAATCAATAAGAAGCAATTCATTTCTAATATTTATCCACTTCACTAAGAgttcattaaattaagatgcacacttttcacatttttcaattatattgcATTTGtagcaaaataataataatgcatTCTTCATATGAGACGGCTTGAAAAAGCTTCCTAATCAATAAGGAGCaattcatttttaatatttatccACGTCagttgaaatatatatatcatatattctttttttaataggtAATATGGTGGGCAGGAGTGATGGTAACATTGCCACCACCCCACTATGCAATGTTCGGATTCTCGTATTTAACTGCGAATATATCAGAAAAACTAAACAACATAACAATATCAAAGGTCTAGTATAGTTCACAAAAGTCGAAAATGACCTCAAATTTAAGTTAAAGAGCACGCCCTAGCATGTGTCCCTGAGAGGATTTGAACTCGAAACCTAGATGTCTCCAAACCATATGAGAGTGAGTTTGAAATCACTAGTCCATCATCCATAATAGTGATCACGTGGATCTTCGACTAGTCCATATCACAGGTCATCCACTGATCTACTCGTAAACAGGGATTACCAAAAGGATATAGAGAAAGCACTAGTTGAGGACTCTATACAAGTGGATAAGCTTGTCATCATACTAGAACAAATTAATGAAGAGTCAATGCCACCATGCATGGAATTACCAAAGgcgaaatataaaataattaattcaggATAAGATAAACAATATAAATCTTCTAAAGATTGCAATTGCAACTACATTAATCAAACTTTTACAAGCATTTAATTCTCTGAAATCTATCAaccacttaatttttttttttaatggttcACCCTTAGTGAGGGTGAGAGAATTAACTATTATTGAAATGATAACCGCGATAATTTTTTGGTATCAATCGTTATTCAAATTTGAGCCTTctcatcttttatttttcacctttttttcttttggtttagTCTTGGATGGAACAGTTTAGGGTAGAAATCAGTAAAATGTAAAGATTTAGGGCACATAACGTAAATTTAGTCCTTCCCAGGTTGTTGTATAAAGCGCCGACTCTTTAACGCTCTCGTCTTCTTCCGACAGCTTAACAGAAAACCCCCGACAAAATCTCTCTCCCCACACATGACCCGTCCTTTCAGGTTCCTCGGCGACGGGGGCTCGCCTCCGGCCGCTTCCGACGCCACTTCCAACGGTGGCAGCGCCGACGGTGGCAGCCCCGCCGGCTCCGACTTCGTCCTGATCCTGGCCGCCCTGCTCTGCGCCCTCATATGCGTGCTCGGCCTCGTCGCAGTGGCTCGCTGCGCCTGCCTCCGCCGCCCCTCGCAGGCGAACCCGGCCGACCCGAAGGCCAACAGGGGCCTCAAGAAGAAGATCCTCCGATCGCTCCCGAAGCTCACGATCGCGCCGGAATCCGCCGCCGGGTTCTCCGACTGCGCCATCTGCCTGGGCGAGCTCGCCGTGGGCGACGAGATCCGGGTGCTGCCGCAGTGCGGCCACGCCTTCCACGTGACGTGCGTCGACACCTGGCTCCGATCTCACTCCTCCTGCCCTTCCTGCCGCCAGATTCTTGCTGCTCCCGCCGCTGCCAGGCGGTGTGAGAAGTGCGGCAGCGTTCCGGCGGCGAGCTCCAGCGGCGGTGGCGGAGCTGAGGCGGGGGACCCCGTGGACGAGGCAAGGCTGAAGCGCACAGAAGACGACGCCAACAGGTTCTTGCCCTAGCCATCATCCCCTCTATGGCCATCATCCCCGCAGATTTACCTTCAATTTCTTCACTTCACAAGGGAAATTTGgagtttaattttcaattataattttttttttgtttttctttcccgtatatatttcttgatttcAATTTGGGAATTCttgtaaatataatatatatatagcatagtATGTGTAAGGAGGAAGgaaaattgattaattc
This genomic window contains:
- the LOC116192544 gene encoding protein S-acyltransferase 21; the protein is MARRHGWELPAHPFQVVAITVFFLLSVAFYAFFAPFLGRDIYEYVAIGVYSLLALSVFILYVRCTAIDPADPGILVEFDKTSAFKSHNETDLTGTAASAEEPGKCELRNRERPNRENVSCCSTVGGFFCGFLVVEDCRKDKGNLQQSGEEEALFCTLCNAEVGKFSKHCRSCDKCVDGFDHHCRWLNNCVGRKNYITFICLMGVSLIWLIVEFGVGVAVLVRCFVDKRGTENQIMDRLGVGFTRIPFIIVVAICTVVSCLATLPLGELFFFHMILIRKGITTYEYVVAMRTQSEPPGQSLGGGDEQLSLPSSPTGSAVTATSGRSSLGKSLQYKGAWCTPPRIFMDHQDEIIPHLEPGRLPSTVDPDAAQLSDKGKRVSQRQVRISAWKLAKLDSKEAIKAGAKARASSSVLRPIGSRHHPYDPDHLSSSNVSGRSSPLSSDQGGSIHQRSIRPGTSRSKSSYPPSRASREDIETCGHSLSNMSSPHLSNITTSPLEPPRALNRDHFNPIYQSSAIQSPWSGKQSEANETSTNPARGTAPTNPPRRNLSAAESGRASVFWDQEAGRYVSSSATSRAGGRAGQLPGGELLYTGQSIFFGGPLVNEGPSRGARGGSSGGGSERGPTASYYQQGRTQRGGQLPVFLPSDYQRSSRFP
- the LOC116192545 gene encoding MLO-like protein 9, with product MAGGGAAPSPGSAKARELDQTPTWAVSAVCAVIVLISILLEKALHFVAKVFQRKKKKHMLEALEKLKGELMVLGFISLLLTFGQSFISKICIPERYADTMLPCPHRGIPQGAAIGGGDAEESAHHRRLLWYEHRILVAHDGKPGCKQPGHVPLISLNGLHQLHIFIFFLAVFHVIYSVITMTLGRLKIREWKEWERESDTDHEYLNDPSRFRLTHETSFVRDHMNVGTRSPVIFYIICFFRQFYRSVRKADYLTMRHGFVTVHLAPGSKFDFQKYIKRSLEDDFKVVVAISPLLWLSAVTYLLLTVHGWDIMFYLSMMPLVVILAVDTKLQAVIATMAIEIQERHAVIQGIPLVQVSDRNFWFGWPQLILYLIHFVLFQNAFEITYFIWTTYEFGIWSCFHDHFPLVVLRVCFGFVAQFVCSYITLPLYALVTQMGTTMKRSIFDEQTSKALKQWHKKAVQKKNEVKPLETPTLTLGEGPAHSPVQSPGQNARARVQNNNSSEDAGADKAANIMASVDVTGQQHRSRDENGYNDLLTGP
- the LOC116187064 gene encoding RING-H2 finger protein ATL80-like produces the protein MTRPFRFLGDGGSPPAASDATSNGGSADGGSPAGSDFVLILAALLCALICVLGLVAVARCACLRRPSQANPADPKANRGLKKKILRSLPKLTIAPESAAGFSDCAICLGELAVGDEIRVLPQCGHAFHVTCVDTWLRSHSSCPSCRQILAAPAAARRCEKCGSVPAASSSGGGGAEAGDPVDEARLKRTEDDANRFLP